The genomic DNA ATGATCTTCTTCATGACGAACACCCGCCAGACCAACGGACATGCCAATGACTTGTTCAGGGGGAATTGAGAATGTGTCCATACCCTTTTGTATTAACCGTTTCAACCGGCCTTTCATTTCTGCAAAGCCGATCAATTGAGGGTTAATAGCCTCTCCGACAACCCTTTGATTCAATGACTGATATCCCAAATCACTTTCACACCAACTGAATAAGGCTGTTGTCTTTGTTCCTCCGCCATCTATTCCAATGATATAAGCCATGACCATACCTCCATATCCTGTTGTTTTCATCATCAACATCGAAATAAAATGTCAATAAGAGTATGCATCATTTGTATTATTATTTTATATTATGTGATCCAAAAGGCGGATATTAATCTTAGACTAAAAAAATTCAAAAAAATCAAAAACGAGAGGTTAGATCACCAATGGTGTATCTAACCCCTCATCACATTCACTATTTGTCGTTATCCTTTTATGCCGATTTTTCTTCTGTATTGTAAAGTCTACTAACCATTTCTTTTTTGAACCCGAAGAAATAGGTTAAAATGAATCCGCCAATATAGGCAATCAATAATCCTATAATATAATACAGATAGTTACCGCCAGCGATAAGTGGAATTAATGCTAAACCTGATGGACCAACGGTAATCGCCCCAACATTTTGTAATGATAAGAAGGCTCCGCCAAATCCTGCTCCAAGACATGCTGTGATAAATGGGCGCCCAAGGGGTAATACCACACCATATATCAGTGGTTCACCGATGCCCAAAATACCAACAGGCAAGGCATTAAAAATGGTCTTGCGCAGACGTTGATCTTTTGTTTTAAAATAAATCGCAAAAGCTGCACCCACTTGTCCAGCACCTGCCATAGCTAAAATCGGTAATAGCGTTGTCGATCCTGTATTTTCTATTAAATCAAGGTGTACGGGGATAAGTCCTTGATGCAATCCAAGCGTAACCAGCGGTAAAAAGGTTGCTGCAAGCACATAACCACCGACAATACCTCCAAGTTTCAGCATCACATCAACCAAAAACCAAGTAAGACCGCTCATAATCCAACCTGCAATCGGTTGAATAACAACGAGTGTGATTAAAGATCCTATTAAAATTGTAATGAGTGGTGTTACAAGTAAATCAAGGCTATCAGGCATTCTTTTACGAACATAATGTTCTATTTTTACGAACATATAGGCTGCTATGATAACACCAAGAAGCCCTCCAATACCTGTACCGATCTGTAAATCAAATCCGAGTAAATTGAGTGTTTCAATATCACTGAGCACAGGAGCATATATTATAAGTCCGGCGATACCTCCAAGAACCAGAGTTCCTTTAAATTCACGCGCCGTATTAATGCCAACAAATATACCTAATGAACCAAATAGAAGACCACCAATAGATTTCAATAACTGATACCAATTTGAGTCTAAAATAGCGGGATCGAGGACACCAGCATCTGGATTAGCCAAGTTCATAATAATATTGGCAATTCCCAGAATTAACCCGGAGGCCACTAAGCCTGGAATCAGTGGAACAAAAATATTGCCAATGTGACGTAGCAATTGCTGAACTTTGGTCGTTTGTTTCGCTTTATAAGAGGCTTTCGTATCACTGGCAACATCAAATTCATCATCATCCTCAAGTGTGTCTCCTTCGATGCCCGTGATCTCTTGGAATTCATTAGCTACCTTTGTCACTTTCCCTGGACCCAATACAACTTGAATGGTTTCATCGTCAACAACACCCAATACACCATCAAGTTGTTTAATGCTATCGAGATTGATATTAGAACGGTCTTTAACCGTCACACGTAGACGAGTAATACAGTTGGTAAAACTTGCGATATTCTGTTTCCCTTGTAACTGATCTAATATGCTTTGCGCCAGTTCCCTATTATTCATTGAATCCACCTACCTTCAAATTTATTTAAAGTTCTATCGCTTGTCGGACAAAACCGTTGGCTGATGAAAGATTTTGTTCAGCTTCTTCAAACCGACACTGCTTTTTGATCATGACAATAGCGACTTTGGGTTTATAATGAGCGGCTTTCAAATAGCTTTCTGCCGTATGGCCATCGACTTGTGTTGCCAAAGCAATGATTTTTTTTGCGCGTTCGATCAGCTTTTTATTCGTTAACTGAACATCGACCATCAAATTTCCATAAACTTTGCCAATACCGATCATTGCACCTGTTGAAATCATATTGACGACTAACTTTTGAGCCGTTCCTGACTTCAATCGTGTGGACCCTGTTAATATTTCAGGTCCAACCATCACTTCAATTGCAACGTCGGCAACCCGGCCGATCTCGGCGTTCTTATTACAACTGACAGCCACTGTGTTCGCACCCATTTTTTGGCCATACTCTAACCCGCCGATAACATAGGGTGTTCTGCCACTCGCCGCTAAACCAACGACTGTGTCTCTTTCGCTCAATTGAATCGCTTGCAAATCTTTAACGGCAAAATTAGGATCGTCTTCAGCACCTTCTACGGCTTTAATTAACGCACCTTGACCCCCAGCAATTAACCCTTGCACCATTTCAAAATCTGTTCCAAAGGTGGGCGGACACTCAACAGCATCTAAAATACCAAGACGCCCGCTCGTTCCTGCGCCAATATAGATGAGTCGGCCGCCTTTTTCGAAAGAATCAACGACCTGTTTAACCGCCTTTTCGATTGATTCAATTTCTTTTTCCACGGCTTGCGGAACGGTTTTATCTTCTTCATTCATCACTTTCATGATGTCATACGTTGACATTTCATCAAGCTGCATCGTTTTTTCATTACGTGTTTCAGTGATAAGTTTCTCTAACAAAATCATTGGCCTCCCTTTTTACTCTGCCTGACCACTTGATGCGTACGATTTAAATGGGAAAGCGCACTGTCATACTCTTCATAAGCACAAGCTGTATATAACATATCGATAACGTTCAGCTGCGCGATTCTTGATGTCATTGCGGCACTCCTAAATTCATCTTCTTTTGCCGCTACAAATAATACAGCATCGGCCATTCCACTTATCGTGGTATCAGCATATTTGGTAATCGCAATAACTTTGGCACCGCGCGATTGAGCGACTTGAATGCAATCAATAATTTGCTGGGTTTCACCTGAATAGGAGATCGCCACGGCAACATCATGATCACTAAGATTCACTGCTGAGACTTTTTGCATATGAAAATCACTATACGCGGCACACATTTTATTAATCCTCATAAATTTTTGAACCGCATCAGACGCAATTAAGAAACTTGAACCCACACCATAAAAGTCAATTTTTCCTGCTTTAACAATATATTGATAGGCTTTCGTTAATTGTTCTTGATCAATTAATTGCATCGTATCGTATAACGATTGAATATTATTATTGGTCGTAACGGACATCATCGTTTCAATCGAATCACCGGGAACTAGATTCTCTCTTTCAAGATCATGGAGACTAATAACAGTAAGATCACCGGATAATTTTAATTTCAAATCCTTAAATCCCTCGTATCCAAGCGATTGACAATATCTCATCACAGCTGCTGCACTAGAGAAACTTTCCGCTGCCAGCTCCTGAACAGACATGGACACAACAGCTTCCGGATCTTTTAAAATATATTGGGCGACGGCTTTCTCCGCCGGTTTGACATAGACAAGTGACTCCCTTACTTTATATAAAACTCCATTCAAGATGTGACACCCCAATTGAGATGATAAATATAAGCGCTTACAAATATATTGTATGGGGTTTGAAACAAAAAATCAATAAATATAATAAACATGAAATAAAATTTCAAAACGTGGAATTTAGGCGATTGATCAAAAAATGAAGTCTTATCGCGGGATTGTATGTGGTCTACAAAGAGGGTAAGACAATGACGACACTACATACACTAAAAAAAACCCTTGATCCCGTAGACAGGATCAAGAGCTTTGCAAAATTTTAATCTTAGGCTTACTCACTTGTCTGCGCTCCTTCTTTCTGGTCACTCTTTGATTTCATGACCTGTTCAAGAATAATACAGAGCAGCACACCGACAACAAGGCCATTATTTAAAATCGACGTTAACGCTGTTGGAAACCCAGCCCAAGCTTCTTGGGGGACAAACATCGATCCGAATCCAGCCATCAGCGATACACTGATGATAAATACAGACTTCTCATCCCCTAGCTCGCGACGGTAATTTGAAAAACCGAGGCCAATCAAGCTGGAAATCGACAGGAATATGACCGCGTAGCCGACAGGCATTGGAATCGACGCGAAAAACGACATCACCGGCGGGAATAAGCTGATCAAAAGCATCGCAACACTCCCGATCAGAAATGGCAGGCGCTCAGCGATTCGGGTTGTGGATATAAACCCTGCCGCCGTCGCCATTGGGACACCGCCAACTGCCGCGAACAAACCCGTTAACGCTTGATTCACGCCCATCACAAATCCGGAACGGTTATAATTGAGTTCATCTTGTTTACCCGTGACACCCGCCACCACATTCATACTCGCCACCATGTTAGCCATAAGAATAAACGCAGTAAATATGGAAGTGAGCACGATGCCAATATCAAATGTTGGAACACCCCACGCTAATAGTTCGGGGAACGAGAACCATGATGACACATGAGACGTCATTGGCTTAGCAATTCCGACAATGGCAAACAACACCCACCCAAACACAAGGCTGATCAACACAGAATAACTACTTAAGAAACGATTTTGGCTGCGTGATAGTAATACAGCCAGAATCATCGTTACAATCGCACAGACAGCGACAACTAAATTCACACCATCTGATAAATAATCAACACCGAAAACACCTTTAATAAACGGGCCGCTGAGCTGGGTAACAAGTAAAATAAGATAAGTCCCCGTAACGATTGGCGTGAACATGTTTTCCACAATATTCATTTTGCGGAACACACTGACTAAAATAAACACGGCACCGCTGATAAGCAGTCCCAACTCAAGGCTCCGTAACACGACTTCTGGATCACCCGTCGATGAAACAAACCCGGCGTACATGAGAAAGACGCCCCACCATAATCCGGCCGGGCCATTTAGTATGGGCAGCTTATGTCCAAACACCCCTTGCAAGAGTGATGCGAGAGCCATGACGAAAAACGTCCGCTGCAAAACATCGGCAATCTCTGGCTGGGACATGCCAAAAGCATTCCCTACTGATAAAGGAGCCACAATGACACTGGTCATAATAAAAACCATCCATTGTGCTGAAGAAAACGCTAGTCTCATAGGTAACAGGACTCCTACTATAATCAATCATTTTTCTGTGCACGAGCGTGCAACATCGGCATGGCAACAAGACGTTGCCTTTAGCCGATAACCCCTTTCCATTCAGAGAAACAGGGTTATGATTTTCTTGTCATAAATTCTATCATATCATATGAAAACAGCGATCCAAAGAAAAGCGAACTGGGTACACAGCATAAAATCAACCGACCCCTAAGATGGCGTCGGTTTTCTGCCTTAGCTGGGCTAATCGGTGGCCCGAACAAGGATTTCGTTGATATTGACATGCCGAGGTAGACTGGACCGCATAAACAATAGCATTGGCTATATCTTCCGGATTCAGTGCTGTTAGTGAGATGTCTTCGTATCTAAAGGTTGCAGCTTAGCCTCAATCTGCTCTCTTTGGTCTTCAAGGAAAGGAGGCAGTGACAAGGCTTCCCCAAGGTGATCTAAATCTTCATCCGTGTCAAATCCTGGACCGTCAGTGGCTAATTCAAACAAAATGCCGTTGGGTTCCCGGAAATATAAAGAGCGGAAATAATGTCGATCAACAAAACCGGAGTGAGGGATTCTAGCCGATTGAATACGGTCAATCCACTCACGGAGTTCATCCTCGTCTTCCACGCGGAAAGCAACATGATGGACACCGCCGCGGCCAAGACGTTCCCGCGGCAAATCCGTCCGAACTTCTAAATGGACTTCAGCGCCGGTTCCGCCTTCCCCATTCGTATAAACAACAATATCGGGTTGTCCAGAGATATTACTTGGATAAGAATCGGCTTGTTCAAAACCTAATACATTGGTGAGCACGTTAACCGTCGGAGCAGCATCGGGGACCGTCAATGTGACCGGACCGAGCCCACGGATCCCGTATTCCTGCGGAACTGGACTCTTATCCCATGGTGTCCCGCCTTCGACGCCATGGTTATGTTCATCTGAAACCAAAATCATCCGGTGACCTTCATGATCCCTAAATGCCAACGTTTGACGGCCGGCGCGGTCGATGATGTCATCGTGGTCAACATGTTTGTCTTCAAAACGCTGCTTCCAATAAGATAAAGCCGCATCATTTTTCACACGCATGGACACCGCGGAAATACTGTTATTGCCGGCGTGGTTTCTCCCCGCCATCGGAATTTCAAAAAACGTCAAGTCTGTACCAGGGTTACCTCTTTCATCTGCATAGAACAGATGATATACGGAGGTATCATCTTGGTTGACCGATTTTTTAACAAGCCGAAGCCCTAGAATGTCGGTATAAAAGTCAAAGTTATCTGGCGCCTTGGCCGTGATGGAAGACACATGGTGTTGCCCTTTGATTTGCATAAATCCCCACTCCTTAGTGTTATTTCCGAATGCCAGTTCAACAACATGTTTTTATAGACATAATTTATCACGAATTCGAGATATTTTTCAACTCATAGACTTGTCTTATCATAACCCCATTTCACTTCAATAAATCATTAATGGTTGCGCGCCAGCGATTCACAACTTCCTCCGGATCTTGAAGGTTGATTTGGATGCCGGAAGTGATCTCAGCGTAATTGGACGTGTCCTCCTTCACGGAAGTCACTGTCGCTTCAAAGCGTTGCCTCGGGTACTTCGTTTCCTTTAATTCCGGTAGAGTATCCACATGAAGTTTCAAATAATAAGCCGCGCCATGATAAATGATTGTCAGGTTTGATTGGCCGTTCCGTAGTAAGTTAGCCGTTGTCGTTGAGCTTGGCCACAGTGCCAGCCGCAGGTGATTCGGACTGACGGCGACCACCTCACCAACACTAATCATGGCCATATGCGGTCTGCCGTTCTCATCTACCGTCACAAGCAACATTGCTTCATGAATCTTTTGATCAAGATCATGTCCATTCAAAAATGTACAAAGGCCTTCAGATAGACCATTCATATTCAATCCCCCTCAAAAATCGATCAATGTGGAGAAGATAGGACAAAAGTATATGAGTCACAAAATCATCCGAACTTGTTGGTGAATCCGTTCGGATGATTTGTTGAAAATCGTCATTCCTGTCATCGCGTCGTCAAAATCCTTCGCTTGCCGAGGCGTCTACGGATTTTGACGACGCTTAGAACGTGCTTTCATATCTTATTGTTCAGCTTCCTGAGTCTCCTGTTTTAGATTTGTCCCAGCCTCGTCCGTCCTAAATTACTTACCTTTTTCAGTATCAGGTAACCTTTCTGGTACAGCAGGTACCTCATGGGCATTCGGAACATCTTCAGGATCAACCTTGAAAGCTGGATTATATTTTTCCGGGTTAACCATGGCTTCAGGCTCAGATGAACGCCATGTATACAAACAAACTGAGCATAGATAAACTTCCCAAGTCCCTTGGACGGGTGACTCACTCACCATCGTCGCTTTCTTTGACTCGCAGCGTGGACAGATATGCATGGTCATCACTCCTCATTATTTTTCATTTTATCTTGTAAAATCTTTTCCCATTTTTCCGTTGCTACTGGAGAATCAAGCGGCTGTGAATAATGGCCTCTTGTCTCTGGTGCTGTCGGTGTGGTCGCATCCAATATCATTTTATCAGTGATGCCCGCTGGTTCAGAACCTGGATCAAGCGGTAGAACAGATAAGTTCGGAATCGTGATGGCGTCATGTTTCGGATGCATTTTCGTCGAAATCGCCCACATGACTTGTGGTAAGTTAAATGGGTCAACGTTTTCATCAACGACAATCACTGTCTTACAATAACCTAAACCGTGTGGCGTTGTCAGCGCTCGCATGCCAACAGACTTCGCAAATCCGCCGTAACGATTTTTCGTCGAAATGATAGCCAAAAGACCGTGGGTGTACATCGCATTGACAGCGACAATTTCTTCTGGATAGGCTTCTTTAAGCTGCTGATAAAGAGGCACACACGTATTGATGCCCATCATATAATCGATCTCTGTCCATGGCATACCGAGATACAATGTTTCAAAGATTGGGTTCTTACGATGATAGACACGGTTGACTTTGATCACAGGCATGCTGCGGCCGCCGGAATAGTGACCGGTAAATTCGCCAAACGGTCCTTCATATTCCCGCTCACCAGCAAGAATTTCACCTTCAAGAACAACTTCAGCACCCCATGGAATATCCAAATTGGAATCCTTGGACTTCACAATTTTATAAGGTTCACCTTGAATAGCTCCAGCCATTTCATATTCGGATTGATCATAGAGAATCGGCGTTCCCGCAATCGTTGTGATCACCGGTTCATTTCCAAGCGCAATGGTCACGGGTAAATTTTCGCCACGCTCCTCGGCTTGACGCAAATGAATCGCGATATCGTGTTGAGGGACGGGTTGGATACCCAGGCGGTCTTTTCCTTTGACTTGCATGCGGTAGATACCTAGATTTTGCTTTCCGAAGTTCTCCGAATCTGTGTAATCACGGGAAATCACACAAGCCTTGTCAAGGTAAAAGCCGCCATCACCTTGATTCAAACGGAACAACGGGAGCATATCAAACAAGTTAATATTTTCGTTCACTTCACATTCGTGGAACGGAGCGGTTTCCTCGCGTTGAACACCAACCGGGAATTGATCATAACGGCGGGCAAATTCAAAAAATTGATCTTTAACTGGTGTATTCTTGTCCATCCCCATCATTAAGGCGTGGTTGGACCATGAACCGATGATATTCAAAGCGATTTGCGCATTGTTATAACCGTTAATATTGTTAAATTTAAGCGCAGGTGTTTGTTCGCCAAGATTACTGATAGCTCTTGCCGCTGATCCAATATCCGGTTCAGGCATGACTTCCTCGTCAATGTTCAAAAGTTGCCCTTCTTCTTCAAGCTTTGATAAGAAATCGCGAAAATCCTTATAGGCCATGTCAGTACCTCCTAATATGTTTCTTTAATCGTTTTTCATTCCCTGCCAGCGTTTGGCTTCTGGGATATGGATACCAAATTGATCAAGTGTCCTAAATGCGACATGATCGATCAATTCATCAATCGTTTGTGGATGATTGTAGAAAGCAGGCATTGGCGGGCAAATGATCGTCCCCATCCTCGATAATTCAAGCATATTTTCTAAATGGATCGTGCTGAGCGGAGTTTCTCTCGTTAACAGCAACAATTTCTTTCGCTCTTTTAACATCACATCCGCAGAACGGGTTAACAAATTATCAGCGAGCCCCATGCGAATGGCGGCCATTGATTTCATGCTGCATGGCGCAACAATCATACCATCGACTTGAAAAGAGCCACTCGAAATTCTGGCAGCCTGATCTTTATGTGAATAGGCATAATCAGCCAGTTGTTTGACATCATCTACAGTGTAAGATGTTTCATGCTTGATGGTGGCCATCGCCCAGGATGATAAAATCAAATGGGTTTCCACGTCGGATGCTTTAAGTAGTTGCAATAGCCTGATGCCGAAGATCGCTCCAGTTGCACCAGAAATGCCGACAATCACTTTCATAACGTCCCCCCTCACCTGAGTGCCTAATGTCCCTTTCACTTCTCAATTGTACTCTGTCAGTTTTCATATTGGAAATATCTATTAAATCTATTTATAATACTTAATAGGTATTAAAAGGAGGGCATTCGATTGGACATCCGGCAATTAAAATATTTTGTCGCCATCGCTGAAGAAGGTAACATAACGAAAGCAGCCCATCGTCTCCACATGGCTCAACCGCCTCTAAGTCGACAATTAAAACAAATGGAAGATGAACTCGATGTTCAATTATTCGAAAGAAACAAGAAAAAGCAGGTGACCTTAACTTACGAAGGCAACGTATTTCTCAATCGGGCCAAAAACATCTTAAATCAATTTGAGGATTCAATCATTGAAGTGCAAGAATTGAAGGAAAAAGTCAGCGGGACTCTAGCTATAGGCTCTACAATTTTTTGTGCAAATATGATGTTATCGAAGATTGTCTCCCTTCGTGAAAACCATCCTGATTTGACATTTAACATCTGGGAGGGTGATTCGGTTCGTTTAAACGAGCTATTGGAGAACAGACAAATTGAGATTGCGATTACATCAAGCCCTGTACCTAAAGGGAATATCGAAAGGAAAAAGTTATCATCCGATCCTTATGTCTTGGTGTTGCCTAAGAAATGGTCCATTGATATACCTGACAACATCGAATTAGCTGGGATTTCTGACTTGCCTTTGGTACTGCTCAGGCCTAACCGGGGTATTGGCCTGTATGATCACGTCATTCTTGAATTTAATCGTCGAGACCTGCATCCGAATATCCTTTGTGAATGTCATGATTCCGTTCTCTTGTTCAGTTTGGTGGCGGCAGGATTCGGGGCGACAATATTACCATCATCCATGCTGTCGCTGAGTGACATCAGCCAGTTCCGAACCATTAATATCAAAAGCAATCCTCTATTATTAGAACCAGCCATTCTTTGGCGCTCAAATAGTTACCTATCGAAGCCGGCACAGGAATTTATCGCGCTTTTTGGTGATGATTAATATAGCGGAATCGTGCACACCTCGCTCTTATGGGACATCCCGCTGTCTATGGGACAGTCTCGGGACACAATAACTGCTTTGTGGGACAGAATGATGTCAGTTTGGGACAGTTTTATTTCAGTGCGGGACAGCCTTGGGACATCCCGCTTCCTATGGGACAGTCTCGGGACACGATAACTGCTTTGCGGGACAGAATGATGTCAGTTTGGGACAGTTTTATTTCAGTGCGGGACAGCCTTGGGACATCCCGCTTCCTATGATAGAAGACACCCTATCTCATCTTCTCTAATGGCCAGATTCTAACGTCTTTTTGCTTAGAAAAACGTAACAAGGGCGCCGGATCCTCCTTTATTTGGATACGGCGGTCAATCATTGTATTTTTTTCAATATGCGCTTCTGCTTTCTGTAACAACCATGGCTGATGATGAATGTTACAGCGGTAAACCCTTTGATTGTGAACCGTGTAAAGGCAGTATCGCTCGGCTAACCAGTAGTCCAGTGTCCCTTTTTCTGCTTGATAGGGTTCCGATATAGCTTGGTATTGACAGCGGAAGTCTCGTTGACCATTATATCTTTTACTTGTATACGACACCTTTCCCGACTCGGACGTCACATTCATGCGGGCATGAAAATACGGCAAGTGGTAGGCAATCCCTGCCAGCTTAACAGCCATCCAACTGGCTGCATCAAGGCTAAAAAAATACACCCCGGGTTTGCCGTCCACTGTAACATAGGTCCGGACATTCAATTCGGGAAAACGTGACATGAACGGAACTGGTGGAATACCACGTGGCCGGACACCACTCATGCTAAGAGCAACTAAACTGATCCAAGCATCACCCTTGTATGTATCTAGCGGCAATGAATTTGGAAGGAAGCGACCGAGCATGTCCGGATCAACAGGCCAATGAGCAAACAACAGATCATGCCACGTTTGTTTCATGATCCACGGCTGATTAGGCAGCGGCCATGGTCGATGAGTCGTGTCTAATCCCATGAATGACCATCCTTTCAACGAGTCTTCAGTCAATGACTTCAATCAAGCGTCGATCGTGATCATTTTGTCTCGTGGCAATTAGTTTACCAATTCTCTGCGTTGTTTTCCCCAAATTGATAATAAAATATGTTTAAAAAGACGGGACAAGATCCCGCCTTTTTGTAAATGCCTTTATTTTACAATATCCTTATGATAGTCGGTGTTGCCAACATAGCCCGGAATACTCCAGATATTCTTGTCTTTACGCTGAGCGATACTCTCAACATCCCTTAGTGTATTAATATATTTTAAGTTGGGAGGGTATATATAGGCCAGACGCGCCAATCCTTCTCTCAGGATCATCTGATTATACATCTTGCCGTCAACATAGACATAAGCTAATAAACGGTCATATTTGCCACGTTTCGGATCGCCGATTTCTAATTTAATGTTTTTCCCATCAAGGAGCTTCTCTGCAAATGCCGTTGCCTCTTTACCATATGGATCGTGACCGGCATAAGTTTCCGGCGTGTCGATCAAAAGCATCCGGATCGTTTCTTTTTTGCCATTCATTTTGACATCAATTGTGTCGCCATCCGTGACATCGATCACTTTCGCTGATACAGCATTATCTGGAGGATCGATGGGCTCTATTTCTTTCTGTGGCGATTGGGGCTGCTCAGTTCCCTTGTCAGGATTTGTGCTACATCCTGCTAACATCATGGTCATCATTAAGGCGATTAACCATTTCTTCATGTAATCCCTCATTTAATTTAGAATGATTAAGGTTCATACAAATTTTACATGACGAAGTTGGTTATGAATACGGATATTTGCTTAAATTCGATTTTTTAAAGAGAAACCGAATTAAGGCACATTAAATTTGCGTTGGGGTACATTTCATTTAATTAAGGAGCATAAGTGAGGTTAAAAGGCCCAATCAGAAAGGTAAGAAACAAAAAAGTAGTAGGGGGCGTCTCAAAAGTTTCAATCATCCTTCTAAGCCGCCCCTTTCCACCTGTTTTTAATTGTTAATAGGATCACTAAGTTATTCCCACTCAAACGGCGTCTCTTGATACACATAATAGTTCAGCCAGTTCGAGAACAATAGATGGGCATGCGAACGCCAACGATTGAGCGGTTTATTGTCTGGATTATCACCTGGAAAGTATCCTTTGGGTATCGCAGCATCCAAGCCTCGATCAATATCGCGCCTGTACTCTTCAGCCAGTGTTTCAGCCCCATATTCTAAGTGCCCAGTAATCATGACATGCCGTTCGTCTTTTGATAACATCATAAACGGTCCGGCATCTTCTGATGAAGACAACAATGTCAATTCAGGATGAGCAAGAATCTCTTCTTCTAAAACGTCAGTATACCGGGAATGCGGTGCTAAGAATTCTTCATCAAACCCTCTCACAAGTTTGACCGTTGAATCGGCAAGCTGATGTTTGAAAATGCCTGTACACTTTTCTGGAAGATCGAATTTGCCTATGCCATAGTGATAATAAAGGGCCGCTTGGGCTCCCCAACAGATATGTAAAACAGAGGTGACATGTGTTTTCGTCCATTCCATAATTTCAGTGAGCTCTTGCCAATAGTTCACTTCCTCGAAAGGCAACTGCTCTATTGGGGCCCCAGTAATAATCATCCCATCAATCCGGCGATCTTTAATGTTAGAAAAGGTTTCATAGAACTGTGCAAGATGAGACTGACTTGTACTTTTGGACTCATGCGTAGCAGTACGAAGAAAAGTAACATTCACTTGCAGCGGTGTGTTCCCCAATAGACGCAAGAGATGGGTTTCCGTTTTTTGCTTTTCCGGCATGAGATTTAAAATCACAATATTTAATGGACGAATGTCTTGAGTCACCGCCCGCTCATTCTCCATAACAAATATGTTTTCCTTTTCAAGCGTATTGCGCGCAGGCAACAACTTAGGGATGTTAATCGG from Tuberibacillus sp. Marseille-P3662 includes the following:
- a CDS encoding thermonuclease family protein translates to MKKWLIALMMTMMLAGCSTNPDKGTEQPQSPQKEIEPIDPPDNAVSAKVIDVTDGDTIDVKMNGKKETIRMLLIDTPETYAGHDPYGKEATAFAEKLLDGKNIKLEIGDPKRGKYDRLLAYVYVDGKMYNQMILREGLARLAYIYPPNLKYINTLRDVESIAQRKDKNIWSIPGYVGNTDYHKDIVK
- a CDS encoding LysR family transcriptional regulator, whose protein sequence is MDIRQLKYFVAIAEEGNITKAAHRLHMAQPPLSRQLKQMEDELDVQLFERNKKKQVTLTYEGNVFLNRAKNILNQFEDSIIEVQELKEKVSGTLAIGSTIFCANMMLSKIVSLRENHPDLTFNIWEGDSVRLNELLENRQIEIAITSSPVPKGNIERKKLSSDPYVLVLPKKWSIDIPDNIELAGISDLPLVLLRPNRGIGLYDHVILEFNRRDLHPNILCECHDSVLLFSLVAAGFGATILPSSMLSLSDISQFRTINIKSNPLLLEPAILWRSNSYLSKPAQEFIALFGDD
- a CDS encoding YqjF family protein, yielding MGLDTTHRPWPLPNQPWIMKQTWHDLLFAHWPVDPDMLGRFLPNSLPLDTYKGDAWISLVALSMSGVRPRGIPPVPFMSRFPELNVRTYVTVDGKPGVYFFSLDAASWMAVKLAGIAYHLPYFHARMNVTSESGKVSYTSKRYNGQRDFRCQYQAISEPYQAEKGTLDYWLAERYCLYTVHNQRVYRCNIHHQPWLLQKAEAHIEKNTMIDRRIQIKEDPAPLLRFSKQKDVRIWPLEKMR
- the metA gene encoding homoserine O-acetyltransferase MetA, producing MPINIPKLLPARNTLEKENIFVMENERAVTQDIRPLNIVILNLMPEKQKTETHLLRLLGNTPLQVNVTFLRTATHESKSTSQSHLAQFYETFSNIKDRRIDGMIITGAPIEQLPFEEVNYWQELTEIMEWTKTHVTSVLHICWGAQAALYYHYGIGKFDLPEKCTGIFKHQLADSTVKLVRGFDEEFLAPHSRYTDVLEEEILAHPELTLLSSSEDAGPFMMLSKDERHVMITGHLEYGAETLAEEYRRDIDRGLDAAIPKGYFPGDNPDNKPLNRWRSHAHLLFSNWLNYYVYQETPFEWE
- a CDS encoding non-oxidative hydroxyarylic acid decarboxylases subunit B, whose amino-acid sequence is MKVIVGISGATGAIFGIRLLQLLKASDVETHLILSSWAMATIKHETSYTVDDVKQLADYAYSHKDQAARISSGSFQVDGMIVAPCSMKSMAAIRMGLADNLLTRSADVMLKERKKLLLLTRETPLSTIHLENMLELSRMGTIICPPMPAFYNHPQTIDELIDHVAFRTLDQFGIHIPEAKRWQGMKND
- a CDS encoding non-oxidative hydroxyarylic acid decarboxylases subunit C, with amino-acid sequence MAYKDFRDFLSKLEEEGQLLNIDEEVMPEPDIGSAARAISNLGEQTPALKFNNINGYNNAQIALNIIGSWSNHALMMGMDKNTPVKDQFFEFARRYDQFPVGVQREETAPFHECEVNENINLFDMLPLFRLNQGDGGFYLDKACVISRDYTDSENFGKQNLGIYRMQVKGKDRLGIQPVPQHDIAIHLRQAEERGENLPVTIALGNEPVITTIAGTPILYDQSEYEMAGAIQGEPYKIVKSKDSNLDIPWGAEVVLEGEILAGEREYEGPFGEFTGHYSGGRSMPVIKVNRVYHRKNPIFETLYLGMPWTEIDYMMGINTCVPLYQQLKEAYPEEIVAVNAMYTHGLLAIISTKNRYGGFAKSVGMRALTTPHGLGYCKTVIVVDENVDPFNLPQVMWAISTKMHPKHDAITIPNLSVLPLDPGSEPAGITDKMILDATTPTAPETRGHYSQPLDSPVATEKWEKILQDKMKNNEE